From the Girardinichthys multiradiatus isolate DD_20200921_A chromosome 22, DD_fGirMul_XY1, whole genome shotgun sequence genome, one window contains:
- the aprt gene encoding adenine phosphoribosyltransferase has translation MQNQLPDQTGSESKDSAKMADGCEGKLQLVHRHIRAFPDFPKKGILFRDICPILKSPAALTAVIDLFEERVRSHHQQVDLIVGLDARGFLFGPLLAQRLGVGFVLVRKKGKLPGPTICVQYDLEYGTAEAEIQEDAVAPGQKVLIIDDLLATGGTLYAACELMKKQQAQIQGCMVIIELKDLNGADRLKPHSVFSLLQY, from the exons ATGCAGAACCAGCTTCCTGACCAGACTGGGTCAGAGAGCAAAGATTCAGCAAAAATGGCAGACGGATGTGAAGGAAAACTGCAGCTGGTCCATAGACACATCCGAGCTTTCCCAGACTTTCCAAAGAAAGGGATCCTGTTCAG AGATATTTGTCCCATCCTGAAGAGTCCAGCTGCTCTTACAGCAGTCATTGACCTGTTTGAAGAACGTGTGAGGAGCCATCACCAGCAAGTGGATCTGATCGTAG GTTTGGATGCACGTGGTTTCCTGTTTGGGCCTCTGCTTGCCCAGAGGCTGGGTGTCGGCTTTGTTCTGGTCAGGAAGAAAGGAAAGCTGCCTGGACCTACTATCTGTGTGCAGTATGATTTGGAGTATGGCACG GCAGAAGCAGAGATCCAGGAGGATGCAGTGGCTCCTGGGCAGAAGGTTCTGATTATTGATGATCTTTTAGCTACAGGAG GGACGCTGTATGCAGCTTGTGAGCTAATGAAGAAGCAGCAGGCTCAGATTCAGGGCTGCATGGTGATCATTGAACTCAAAGACCTGAATGGAGCTGATCGTCTGAAACCACACAGCGTGTTCTCCCTCCTTCAGTACTGA